A portion of the Daphnia magna isolate NIES linkage group LG4, ASM2063170v1.1, whole genome shotgun sequence genome contains these proteins:
- the LOC123471364 gene encoding uncharacterized protein LOC123471364 — translation MEGMDSVPRLIRPGDWMVKLDLKDAYLSFTCLAFGLSPAPRLFTKLLKPVIGALRRKGIRLVIYLDDIIFMNESREGVIADVSTAIDLLTSLGFLIIWEKSVLLPSQSLEFLGLLIDSIALSLTLPPDKVLSMLEMCRRSLLKGVVSLHDLSSLIGSFSWAIPTIPFAQAHYRHLQRLYTYRSKSFNYDLSRYVSLSSSARDDIRWWVKNLSSSNGLCFLKKDPDLVIYSDASLHGWGFVCDGVCSRGPWAGSDRLRHLNELELLTAFYALKSLTAQSANLEINLILDNSRAVSYINKRGGTRSRALSDISSSIHSKFRCRRTVQDIARRKRLDALPVDLPKVVSSMEDGSRFICEQMECPIADLRVMDDPTRCICSERLLAQLEKIQAFPPFALIARCLAKMRKEEVELVLVYPLWFSQPWFPLLLNLACDIPRIFRFRPDFLVSCLNAPHPLTINNSLILSALKLSGDGSLGKAFRRTWSNYCWQVTETSRQLLISQHGGPGVIGTIEEIQIPCLVL, via the exons atggagggTATGGATTCGGTACCGCGCCTTATCCGTCCCGGGGATTGGATGGTTAAACTCGACCTAAAAGACGCCTACCTGTCG TTTACTTGCCTCGCTTTCGGTCTTTCTCCTGCTCCTCGACTTTTCACTAAATTGCTAAAGCCAGTTATCGGAGCCCTTCGTAGAAAGGGAATTCGTTTGGTTATTTACCTTGACGATATTATCTTTATGAACGAAAGCCGTGAAGGTGTTATTGCAGATGTGTCGACTGCTATCGACTTGCTTACTAGCTTAGGTTTCCTTATCATTTGGGAAAAGTCTGTGCTTTTACCTTCTCAGTCTTTAGAGTTTTTGGGTTTGTTGATTGATTCCATCGCCCTCTCTCTCACGTTGCCTCCTGACAAGGTCCTCTCTATGTTGGAAATGTGCCGTCGGTCCCTATTGAAAGGTGTCGTCTCTCTTCACGATTTATCTTCGTTGATTGGTAGTTTTTCATGGGCCATTCCAACTATACCCTTTGCCCAGGCACATTATCGCCATCTACAGCGCCTTTACACTTACCGTTCAAAGTCCTTTAATTATGATCTGTCTCGCTACGTGTCGCTTTCGTCTTCTGCGCGCGATGATATTCGTTGGTGGGTTAAAAATCTCTCTTCTTCCAATGGcttgtgttttcttaaaaaaGATCCGGATCTCGTCATTTATTCGGATGCATCCCTTCACGGTTGGGGTTTCGTGTGCGACGGGGTCTGTTCAAGGGGTCCCTGGGCAGGATCGGATCGATTACGTCATTTAAATGAGCTCGAATTGTTGACGGCTTTTTATGCCCTTAAATCACTGACTGCGCAGTCCGCTAATCTTGAGATAAATCTCATCCTCGATAACTCCAGAGCCGTCAGTTATATCAATAAGCGCGGAGGCACACGCTCACGCGCCTTATCCGATATTTCCTCCTCAATA CATTCTAAATTCCGTTGCAGACGAACAGTCCAGGACATCGCTCGACGCAAGCGATTGGATGCTCTGCCGGTCGACCTTCCGAAAGTTGTCAGCAGTATGGAAGACGGAAGTCGATTTATTTGCGAACAAATGGAATGCCCAATTGCCGACCTTCGTGTCATGGATGATCCAACCAGATGCATTTGCTCTGAACGCCTTCTCGCTCAATTGGAGAAGATTCAAGCTTTTCCCCCATTCGCCCTCATAGCCAGGTGTCTGGCGAAAATGAGGAAGGAGGAAGTGGAACTGGTGCTTGTATACCCACTATGGTTCAGCCAACCTTGGTTCCCCCTCCTGTTGAATCTGGCTTGCGACATTCCCCGAATCTTCCGCTTCCGGCCGGATTTCCTCGTTTCTTGCCTGAATGCTCCTCATCCGCTGACAATCAACAATTCATTGATACTATCCGCCTTGAAGTTGTCCGGGGACGGCTCATTGGGGAAGGCCTTTCGGAGGACGTGGTCCAATTATTGCTGGCAAGTAACAGAGACTTCACGTCAGCTGCTTATCAGTCAGCATGGAGGTCCTGGTGTCATTGGAACCATAGAAGAAATTCAAATCCCTTGTCTGGTTCTGTAA